In the Kwoniella shandongensis chromosome 1, complete sequence genome, one interval contains:
- a CDS encoding 60S ribosomal protein uL16: MGRRPARCYRYCKNKPFPKSRYNRGVPDAKIRIYDLGRKRASVDDFPFCCHLVSDEYEQLSSEALEAARICANKYIVKTAGKEAFHMRVRVHPFHIVRINKMLSCAGADRLQQGMRGAWGKPYGCVARVNIGQVIMSIRCKDSNKAVIMEALRRARYKFPGRQKIIVSKKWGFTPLDRAQYEALKADKQVINDGAYVQFLKPKGKLLQNLRTAQRA, encoded by the exons ATGGGTCGTCGTCCCGCTCGTTGCTACAGGTATTGCAAGAACAAGCC tTTCCCCAAGTCGAGGTACAACCGAGGTGTTCCCGACGCCAAGATCCGAATTTATGATCTCGGTCGAAAGAGGGCTTCCGTCGATgacttccccttctgctGTCATCTCGTCTCTGACGAGTACGAGCAACTCTCCTCCGAGGCTCTCGAAGCCGCTCGTATCTGCGCCAACAAGTACATTGTCAAGACCGCAGGAAAGGAAGCTTTCCACATGAGAGTCCGAGTCCACCCCTTCCACATTGTCAGGATCAACAAGATGTTGTCCTGCGCTGGTGCCGATAGGTTGCAGCAGGGTATGCGAGGTGCTTGGGGTAAGCCTTACGGTTGTGTTGCTCGAGTCAACAT CGGACAAGTCATCATGTCTATCCGATGCAAGGACTCCAACAAGGCCGTCATCATGGAAGCTCTCCGACGTGCTCGATACAAGTTCCCCGGACGACAAAAGATCATCGTCTCCAAGAAGTGGGGTTTCACCCCTCTCGACCGTGCCCAGTACGAGGCCCTCAAGGCCGACAAGCAGGTCATCAACGACGGTGCTTACgtccag TTCCTCAAGCCCAAGGGCAAGCTCCTCCAAAACCTCCGAACCGCTCAGCGTGCTTAA